The window aaggaggcaatttggcttcaggggttgctaaaggagcttggtattgaacaaaaaaatattacaattttttgtgatagtcaaagtgctattcaattagcgaagaaccaagtttatcatgcaaggacgaagcacattgatgttcggtatcatttcgtacgagaaatcatagaagaaggtggagtcacggtgaagaaaattcatactacggagaaccctgctgatatgctgacaaaagtggtgactgcggtcaagtttcaacattgtttggatttgatcaacattgttgaacactaaagattgaagatgaagacacaaccaaaatttgttattgagagaaaaattgaagatgtggaattttgccaaggtggagatttgttgaaattgtcaaaagtcccacatcggtggatgacaattttgaatgggaatttcaccctataaaaggaggcctaatgtttaggatttatgtacacctctcatttgccttttttatcttcttaaggcatttgtatcttctctctttagtattatttcacttataATTttagagtggaataaaatattgattgtgtccgaggaagtaggcaaaattggtcgaacctcgtaaattctggtattcttttattgttgtcttattgtcttgtttattatttagtggttgtcataatttttggtatagtagttgtgactcattcacactatatatatatatttggcttccgcaacataGGTAAATGATTACATCCTATTAAGATTTAAGACGAGCAATAATTTATTCAAAGAATAACAAAAGAAATTGACGAAGCCCGTGTTATTTTATGCAATAATGCACTCTCATCTAGGCTAAAGTTAAAAAACGATGAAAATTGACACTTCTCCGACAAACTATCGGTTCTAATCAGGTTATTTATAACATAATTTCAGGTAAATCTTGTATACGAATGAATTTGTAAGTTGATAAAAATGGTACTAACCTACAATTACACGCATGTTAAATTACATAGATAATATAAAAAAATCTTACATCGCCAACGCATATATATTAAATCAAAATAATGCTAATTTGCTATAGCTAGTGGTGGATTTAGGGGGCGGAAGGGGCGAACCTCCTTCGTGGAAAATTACATTGTACATAGAAGGTAAAATTCGGTTTGTacctttatattttatattttgactcaTTTTGACATAACCCAAAAGTATAGCTCAGTGGTCAAGAAGTATGGGTGGGCATAATACCATCCGAACCGAAAAAACCGGCCGAACCGAaaatttcggtttattcggtttcgATTTTTCGATTTATTCGGTCGGTTTGCGGTTTATAGTTTTAAAAAGTTCAGTTCGGTGGTCGTTTTAATagttcggttttcggttaaatCGAAAAGACGAATTTTCTACTCGATTTTCACATTCCTTGTTTTCACTACTCACTTCACTTGATCCATAGCTTAAAGCTGATTTGCTAGAAAATACTGATGAAGTGTTAAATATTAAACAATTTGGTAAGGAAAGAAGATGAGGGGTTTCAATTATCTAAGCATAGTTCTTCGTagctttcttcttactctaagCTTATGCTTCTCTCTTCTGTCAGGTAATTTTTGCTTAATTTCATTTCAAtttcttaaaaaaaatattttatgaatttttaTTGTGCTTACTGATTTATTACTTGCTTCATTGGTCAAAAAAATAAACCTTTGGTAGTGACGGAAACGAGCATAACAACAGCGGATTTCATCACCAATAGCATTAGCTTTAGCTCTCTCTTCCATATCAAACTGTACTATCATCAACACTACAACATAAACTTTGATACAACACCATAaacagaaaaatatatatttcgtattttatgtatatttttttagagatatatatacgtatataaaTTAGTTGAAAACAGTAGAAGCACTTGCATCGACTGCAAAAAGTAATATATTTTTGTTGTTTCGTACTATTTTTGCCATGGCttgaaaccgaaaaccgaaccgattaaaccgaaccgaacatgaataaaccgaaccgaaccgaagtTATTATGGTTTGGTTTTGATTATTAAAATCACAAATCGAAAACCGAATTAACCGAACCGAAATTCTACAAAAACCGAACTGAACCGACCGATGTACACCCCTATCAAGAAAGTTCAAAATCTTTGTAAGGTTGTTGATTCAATTTCTAGCCTCCGCCactgactatatatatatatatatatatatatatatatatatatatatatcgcgaCTTGGCAAGGAACATGACAATTTACAAGACGCCATATTATTCAAATGCATCCAAAAGATTTTAGAAATCTTTGCTTGTGTTGCCAGCTAATTTAAATCTCTTGGGCAAGCAGAAATAATTcaacatgtttttttttttttttaattatgtcTCTTCACAGTCATCTTCTTTTTGCATGCTATAAAAATCCACCCCTTACAATTCCATTTCCATCAACCAAAACCTTCTCTTCTCAACTATAGTAATTAAGAGAAGTATTAAACTTTGAgagaaaatggcttcaaaaagAACTACTTCTCTTGCCCTTTTTCTTCTTGTCAACCTTCTATTTTTCTCTCTTGTTAGTGCATGTGGCACTTGTCCTagtccaaaaccaaaaccaaaaccaaagcCTAAGCCAACCCGTAGCCCTAATTATAAAGGCAAGTGTCCTAAAAACACCCTAAAATTAGGTGTTTGTGCTAATGTTCTTGGAAATTTACTTGGCCTTAAAATTGGTAATATTCCAAAGAAACCTTGTTGTACTCTCATAAAAGGACTTGCTGATGTTGAAGCTGCCCTTTGCCTTTGCACTGCAATTAAAGCAAATGTTCTTGGGATTAATCTCAATGTCCCTCTTTCACTAAGTCTTTTACTTAATGTCTGTGGGAAAAAGGTTCCATCTGGCTTTATTTGCCCTTGAAAAATTCAATATTTTGCTTTcactttttcttattttttgagGGATATATTATAGTTTGTGTTAACTTTTTGCTTCCATTGTTTATGCTATGGTTGTGTAATTTGATGGATGTAGTTTGAAATTCTAAGTTTTTTATTGTATTTGTACACGAAGTGGTGTATGTGACATTTGATTTTGAGCTTCCTGTATTTACTTTTCATCAAATGGAaagtttatttatgatttggcTTTTATTCTATTTCTCCTATGTGATGAGTTAAGCGAGATTGTTTCTCAGTGACTGAAATGTGAGCTTAGCAAGAACTACAAATCAACAAGCATTTGGATA is drawn from Nicotiana tomentosiformis chromosome 12, ASM39032v3, whole genome shotgun sequence and contains these coding sequences:
- the LOC104114857 gene encoding 14 kDa proline-rich protein DC2.15-like; translated protein: MASKRTTSLALFLLVNLLFFSLVSACGTCPSPKPKPKPKPKPTRSPNYKGKCPKNTLKLGVCANVLGNLLGLKIGNIPKKPCCTLIKGLADVEAALCLCTAIKANVLGINLNVPLSLSLLLNVCGKKVPSGFICP